A window of Verrucomicrobiota bacterium JB022 contains these coding sequences:
- a CDS encoding small ribosomal subunit Rsm22 family protein, protein MMTWDELDYARLETLRARFLERTAGEADYWTDDADLAAYDLTFAERIGWKWDAVLRELALRQWQAPRHVPVVDWGCGSGIALRRWLQHMGFEGWSQLIVSDRSARAMRFAEERLRARYATVSLPQPEIRQLSPEAAASAVTGGVLLVSHVLNELDATGRARLLDVAAQAQAVVWVEPGSYDESRALIQLREALMQDFRPIAPCTHAAGCGMLTEENNRHWCHHFGRAPVEAFTEGHWARFGQWLGIDLRSLPYSFLVLERRTREESAEPGPGWSRVIGHAREYKGYLKLLNCQAEGVEELMMQKRDAKALHKHLRKEKYFPLYRWRRTVDKVIGGEAMDTDGLL, encoded by the coding sequence ATGATGACTTGGGACGAGCTTGATTACGCCCGGCTGGAGACGCTGCGCGCGCGCTTCCTCGAACGCACGGCGGGCGAAGCCGATTATTGGACCGACGACGCCGACCTGGCCGCCTACGACCTGACCTTTGCCGAGCGCATTGGCTGGAAGTGGGATGCCGTGCTGCGCGAGCTGGCCCTGCGCCAGTGGCAAGCACCGCGCCACGTGCCTGTGGTCGACTGGGGTTGCGGCTCCGGCATTGCCCTGCGGCGCTGGCTGCAGCACATGGGCTTTGAGGGGTGGAGTCAGTTGATCGTGAGCGACCGCTCGGCGCGGGCCATGCGCTTTGCGGAAGAGCGCCTGCGCGCCCGATACGCAACCGTCTCCCTGCCCCAGCCGGAGATCCGCCAACTGAGCCCCGAAGCCGCCGCCAGTGCCGTGACCGGAGGCGTGTTACTCGTTTCGCACGTGCTCAACGAGCTGGACGCGACGGGGCGGGCTCGCCTGCTCGATGTCGCGGCGCAGGCCCAGGCGGTGGTCTGGGTCGAGCCGGGCTCCTACGACGAGAGCCGCGCGCTCATCCAACTGCGCGAGGCGCTGATGCAGGACTTCCGCCCCATCGCCCCCTGCACCCACGCCGCCGGCTGCGGGATGCTGACCGAGGAGAACAATCGCCACTGGTGCCACCACTTCGGGCGGGCGCCCGTCGAGGCGTTTACGGAGGGGCACTGGGCGCGCTTCGGCCAATGGCTGGGCATCGACTTGCGCTCCCTGCCCTACAGCTTCCTCGTGCTGGAGCGCCGCACCCGGGAGGAAAGCGCAGAGCCGGGCCCGGGCTGGAGTCGCGTGATCGGCCACGCCCGCGAGTACAAGGGCTATCTGAAGCTGCTCAACTGTCAGGCCGAGGGTGTGGAAGAGCTGATGATGCAGAAACGCGATGCCAAGGCGCTGCACAAACACCTGCGCAAAGAGAAATACTTTCCCCTTTATCGCTGGCGGCGCACGGTCGACAAGGTTATAGGTGGAGAAGCGATGGACACCGACGGCCTCCTTTAA
- a CDS encoding DUF1444 family protein: MTRPCPTNSSIVLCRHWPMLGRMHKARNWTRWATLGLLGGLLLGCGPKAESEASGEVLSPVEFGQAYMTVLQQARPDLQVEAAGELQVRIVDREGTPSLVPLDGLYAQYQAAPAQKDAQIVQNITSTLDTLGIGLGPVEVERIVPVVKGRAWLEAMRERAAQAGTTFPDFAQHDFNDELVVLYAEDREHTIRYLSKADVAALELEAGGLYEQALANLRARYPQVRQSGGNGTYSLLTDGSFDASLVLYDSIWSSGRLPVKGEPVVAIPTRDTLVVTGSEDAAGIERLKELVVDAWTRSEDRLTPLLFVYRDGKFETFAAPSGPEETAE; encoded by the coding sequence ATGACGAGGCCCTGCCCCACCAACTCCAGCATTGTCCTTTGCCGCCACTGGCCCATGCTCGGGCGGATGCACAAGGCACGGAATTGGACACGTTGGGCGACGCTGGGGCTGCTGGGCGGCCTGCTCTTGGGCTGCGGGCCCAAGGCTGAGTCGGAGGCATCGGGCGAGGTGCTTTCGCCGGTTGAGTTCGGGCAGGCTTACATGACGGTGCTACAGCAGGCGCGGCCAGACTTGCAGGTCGAGGCGGCGGGTGAGCTGCAGGTGCGCATCGTCGACCGAGAGGGGACGCCTTCCCTCGTGCCGCTGGACGGCCTTTATGCGCAATACCAGGCCGCTCCTGCGCAGAAGGACGCCCAGATCGTCCAGAACATCACGTCGACGCTCGATACGTTGGGCATCGGACTGGGGCCGGTCGAGGTGGAGCGGATTGTGCCGGTGGTGAAAGGGCGGGCCTGGCTGGAGGCGATGAGGGAACGCGCCGCACAGGCAGGGACGACGTTCCCTGACTTTGCGCAGCACGACTTCAATGACGAGCTGGTGGTGCTCTACGCCGAAGACCGCGAGCACACCATCCGCTACCTCTCCAAGGCCGATGTGGCGGCGCTGGAGCTGGAGGCCGGTGGGCTTTACGAGCAGGCGCTGGCCAACCTGCGGGCTCGCTACCCACAGGTGAGGCAGAGTGGCGGCAACGGCACTTATTCGCTGCTGACCGACGGCTCGTTCGACGCCAGTCTGGTGCTCTATGATTCGATCTGGAGCAGCGGGCGCCTACCGGTAAAGGGCGAGCCGGTGGTGGCGATCCCGACGCGCGATACGCTGGTCGTCACCGGCAGCGAGGATGCTGCCGGGATCGAGCGCCTGAAAGAGCTCGTCGTCGATGCCTGGACGCGCAGCGAAGATCGGCTGACACCGCTGCTCTTTGTCTACCGCGACGGTAAATTCGAGACCTTTGCGGCACCGAGCGGCCCGGAAGAGACGGCCGAGTAG
- the thrS gene encoding threonine--tRNA ligase, with product MKQMTPLEELRHSASHILATAVLRLYPEAQLDIGPPTDNGFYYDIDLDHKLTTEDLEKIEAEMKKIVKENQRFERQEVTREEATEIIKKFGQERYKIGRLADVPEGEAISFYRNGDFIDLCAGTHVNYTSKVKAIKLLSIAGAYHRGDEKNKQLQRIYGTAFPTKDELETYLKNLEEARQRDHRKLGRELKLFHIDDAVGQGLILWTPKGGIIRQELMNFISEELRQQGYDQVFTPHIGKLGLYRTSGHFPYYKESQFAPIVENDELEHLAHEGCSCAQLSNMVDKGEVDGFLLKPMNCPMHIKIFDSQRHSYRDLPIRLAEFGTVYRWEQSGELNGLTRVRGFTQDDAHLFCTEEQLGDEIRGCLDLVKKVFGTLGMNDYRVRLSLRDPDSTKYVGRAEAWDKAEAALREAVQVLGVAYTEEPGEAAFYGPKIDFVVRDVIGREWQLGTVQVDYNLPERFDLSYIGADNQEHRPVMVHRAPFGSLERFTGVLIEHFAGNFPVWLAPEQVRILPITDDQLPFAEEVRKKLNAAKVRVSIDDHSDKFGAKVRRAELEKVPYMFVIGKNEAAEGQVTIRSRVNKSHDGARPADEAIGLILTQIAEKALPVIEAK from the coding sequence ATGAAACAGATGACCCCGCTCGAGGAGTTGCGACATTCGGCGTCGCACATCCTGGCCACCGCCGTTCTCCGGCTTTATCCGGAGGCGCAGCTCGATATCGGACCGCCGACTGACAACGGCTTCTACTACGATATCGACCTCGATCACAAGCTCACTACCGAGGACCTCGAGAAGATCGAGGCCGAGATGAAGAAGATTGTGAAGGAAAACCAGCGCTTCGAGCGCCAGGAGGTGACCCGCGAGGAGGCGACCGAGATCATCAAGAAGTTCGGTCAGGAGCGCTACAAGATCGGCCGCCTTGCGGACGTGCCTGAGGGCGAGGCGATCAGCTTTTACCGCAACGGTGATTTCATCGACCTCTGCGCCGGCACGCACGTCAACTACACCTCGAAGGTCAAAGCCATCAAGCTGCTCAGCATCGCCGGCGCCTACCACCGTGGCGACGAAAAGAACAAGCAGCTCCAGCGCATCTACGGCACCGCTTTCCCGACCAAGGACGAGCTCGAAACCTACCTCAAGAACCTGGAAGAAGCCCGTCAGCGCGACCACCGCAAGCTGGGCCGCGAGCTGAAGCTCTTCCACATCGACGACGCGGTGGGGCAGGGCCTCATCCTCTGGACGCCCAAGGGCGGCATCATTCGTCAGGAGTTGATGAACTTCATCAGCGAAGAGCTGCGCCAGCAGGGTTACGACCAGGTCTTTACGCCCCATATCGGCAAGCTCGGCCTCTACCGCACCAGCGGCCACTTCCCCTATTACAAGGAAAGCCAGTTTGCCCCCATCGTCGAAAACGACGAGCTGGAGCACCTGGCCCACGAGGGCTGCTCGTGCGCGCAACTGAGCAACATGGTCGATAAGGGCGAGGTCGACGGCTTCCTGCTGAAGCCGATGAACTGCCCGATGCACATCAAGATCTTCGACAGCCAGCGCCACAGCTACCGCGACCTTCCGATCCGCCTCGCCGAATTCGGCACGGTGTATCGCTGGGAGCAGAGCGGTGAGCTGAACGGCCTGACGCGTGTCCGTGGCTTCACGCAAGACGACGCCCACCTCTTCTGCACCGAAGAGCAACTGGGCGACGAGATTCGCGGCTGCCTCGACCTCGTGAAGAAGGTGTTCGGCACCCTCGGCATGAACGACTACCGCGTGCGCCTCAGCCTGCGCGACCCCGACAGCACCAAGTATGTCGGCCGCGCCGAAGCGTGGGACAAGGCCGAAGCCGCCCTGCGCGAAGCCGTGCAGGTGCTCGGCGTCGCCTACACCGAGGAGCCGGGCGAAGCCGCCTTCTACGGCCCGAAGATCGACTTCGTGGTGCGCGACGTGATCGGCCGCGAGTGGCAGCTCGGCACCGTGCAGGTCGACTACAACCTGCCCGAACGCTTCGACCTCAGCTACATCGGGGCGGACAATCAGGAGCACCGCCCCGTGATGGTCCACCGCGCGCCCTTCGGCTCGCTGGAGCGCTTCACCGGCGTGCTGATCGAGCACTTCGCGGGTAACTTCCCCGTCTGGCTCGCCCCCGAGCAGGTCCGCATCCTGCCGATTACCGACGACCAGCTACCCTTCGCCGAAGAGGTGCGCAAGAAGCTCAACGCCGCCAAGGTGCGCGTGAGCATCGACGACCACAGCGACAAGTTTGGCGCCAAGGTCCGCCGCGCCGAGCTGGAGAAGGTGCCGTACATGTTCGTGATTGGTAAGAATGAGGCCGCGGAAGGCCAAGTCACCATCCGCAGTCGCGTCAACAAGTCCCACGACGGCGCCCGCCCGGCCGACGAAGCCATCGGCCTCATCCTCACCCAAATCGCCGAAAAGGCGCTGCCGGTGATCGAGGCCAAGTAG
- a CDS encoding GxxExxY protein, which produces MNEEHKDLIDAVRQTGYEVHVYFKNGFLEKVYENALANRLRKQGYKVEQQRQLMVYDEDGSIVGEYFADLLVEGVLVVELKAASALADAHVAQVLSYLKTSRLRHAVLMNFGAPKFQVKAFIT; this is translated from the coding sequence ATGAATGAAGAGCACAAGGACCTCATAGATGCGGTTCGCCAAACCGGCTACGAGGTCCATGTGTATTTCAAAAACGGTTTTCTGGAAAAGGTCTATGAGAATGCCTTGGCCAATCGTTTGAGAAAGCAGGGATACAAGGTCGAACAGCAGCGGCAGTTGATGGTTTACGATGAAGACGGCTCCATTGTCGGTGAGTATTTCGCCGATCTGTTGGTGGAAGGCGTTTTGGTCGTTGAACTCAAGGCTGCCTCTGCATTGGCCGATGCCCATGTGGCCCAAGTGCTTTCTTATCTGAAGACCTCTCGTCTACGCCATGCCGTTTTGATGAACTTCGGTGCGCCCAAGTTTCAGGTCAAAGCTTTCATCACGTAG
- a CDS encoding NAD-dependent deacylase, with amino-acid sequence MFQHIVILTGSGISAESGIRTYRGDEGLWEGHRLEDVATPEAFLANPELVYRFYNERRQQLQSPEIRPNAAHEAIARLQREYRGGNVALITQNVDNLHERAGSRQCWHMHGSLTRARCTACNTERDWPGELDASHACPACKEVGTLRPDVVWFGEMPLGLDHIVEQVEHCDLFIAIGTSGVVYPAAGLVQIARHQAGAHTICLTLDPPANEHEFQEYHQGPASELVPALVERLLGMRE; translated from the coding sequence ATGTTTCAGCATATTGTGATCTTGACCGGTTCGGGCATTTCGGCGGAGTCCGGCATCCGCACGTATCGCGGCGACGAGGGCCTGTGGGAGGGCCACCGCCTCGAAGATGTCGCCACGCCCGAGGCATTTCTGGCCAACCCGGAGCTGGTCTACCGCTTTTATAACGAGAGGCGGCAGCAGCTACAGAGCCCGGAGATCCGCCCCAACGCGGCGCACGAGGCGATCGCGCGTCTGCAGCGCGAATATCGGGGCGGCAACGTGGCGCTGATCACGCAAAACGTCGACAACCTGCACGAGCGCGCGGGCAGCCGCCAATGCTGGCACATGCATGGCTCGTTGACCCGGGCCCGCTGCACCGCCTGCAATACCGAACGCGACTGGCCGGGCGAGCTCGATGCCTCACATGCCTGCCCGGCGTGCAAGGAGGTGGGCACGCTGCGGCCCGATGTGGTGTGGTTTGGCGAAATGCCGCTCGGCCTCGACCACATCGTGGAGCAGGTCGAGCACTGCGACTTGTTTATCGCCATCGGGACGAGCGGGGTCGTGTATCCCGCCGCCGGGCTGGTGCAGATCGCGCGGCACCAAGCCGGAGCGCACACCATCTGCCTCACGCTCGACCCTCCCGCCAACGAACACGAATTCCAGGAATACCACCAAGGCCCCGCCAGCGAACTCGTGCCGGCCCTGGTCGAACGGTTGTTGGGGATGCGGGAGTAG